GAAAAGGAAGAGAAAGTCGTGGTGGTGCTGCTTATTATGGCACTGTCGTCTCTTTCGACAGCATACGTATTTTTCGGTTCGGAACTTGCAGGTGCGGGACAATCAGGAGAAAGAGCCCTTCAATACACCCACGAATCAGGTGTTGGGGAAAAAGTAACTCTTGACGCTGAGGTTTTAAGCAAGAGGTTTACATACACCGGAGAGCACCTCCTTTTAGATGTGGATTTCGACTCGGAAGTCCTGAGCGTTTTTATCCCGAAGAACGCAGGAGCTGAAGCCCTGAACAGCATGATCCATGAAGGGGACCTAATAAGCATAACAGGTACTGTCTCAGAATATAAGGGGAAAAAAGAGATAAATGTGGAAAAGAAAGAAGATATCACGCTGAAGTAATACCTTGCTATGAAAACCGACATTTTATCATTAAATTTTACGGTATCACCCTCTCTCTGGAATAACCGTTATCAATAAACTTCAAAATGGAACAATATATCGTTAACAATATATCCATAGAACAACATTGGGAAAAATATGAAAGCATGTATCATGTGCGGAGGTGCAGGGACAAGGCTCAGACCGCTGACCTTCAAACACCCTAAACCCAGCATACCGATTCTCAATAAACCGTCAGTAAGGCACCTGATAGAGCACCTTTCAAGAGAAGGGTTCAATGAAATAGTTATGACCCTGGGATATATGGGGGAGCGCATAGAAGAACAGCTCGGGGACGGGCACATATTCGGGGTACATATTGAGTATGTGTATGAAAAGGAGAAGATGGGCACTGCAGGCGGGGTTAAAAACGCAGAGGAGTATCTGAAAAATGAGCCTTTTATCGTGCTTGGGGGAGACCACGTACTTAACCTTGAC
This window of the Methanosarcina mazei S-6 genome carries:
- a CDS encoding OB-fold nucleic acid binding domain-containing protein, whose product is MEKEEKVVVVLLIMALSSLSTAYVFFGSELAGAGQSGERALQYTHESGVGEKVTLDAEVLSKRFTYTGEHLLLDVDFDSEVLSVFIPKNAGAEALNSMIHEGDLISITGTVSEYKGKKEINVEKKEDITLK